A portion of the Misgurnus anguillicaudatus chromosome 16, ASM2758022v2, whole genome shotgun sequence genome contains these proteins:
- the wdr1 gene encoding WD repeat-containing protein 1 — MSYELKHVFASLPLMERGVAKVLGGDPKGNNFLYTNGKSVIIRNIDNPAIADVYTEHPHQVIVAKYAPSGFYIASGDVSRKIRIWDTTQKEHLLKYEYQPFGGKIKDIAWTEDSKRIAVVGEGREKFGAVFLWDTGSSVGEIVGHSKIINTVDIKQTRPYRLVTGSDDNCTTFMEGPPFKFKCTMSDHSRFVNCVRFSPDGNRYASASADGLILLYDGKTGEKVASLGGEKAHAGGIYAVSWSPDSTQLISASGDKTVKLWDVGSGTAVTTFNLGSDVMDQQLGCLWQKNHLLSVSLSGYINYLDKNNPDRTLRTIKGHTKSIQCLTVHKADGRSTIYSASHDGHINYWDSETGENDEFLGKGHTNQVSRMVVDESSRLVSCSMDDTVRFTDLRKNEYSASDMIKMDKQPKSVSVGSGGLAVTACIGQLVLLKDKKKLFTLDGLEYEPEAIAVHPGGGTVAVGGADGKVRLYSVQANTLKDDGKVLEVPGPVTDMSYSWDGAFLAVTDEKKVVTVFTVADGYKEKNEFYGHHAKIVCLAWSPDNEHFATGGMDMLVYVWTVSNPDKRIKIPDAHRLHHISGLAWLNANTLVTTSHDACVKQWTLKI, encoded by the exons ATGTCGTACGAGCTCA AGCATGTGTTTGCCAGCCTGCCCCTTATGGAGAGGGGTGTGGCCAAAGTCCTGGGCGGAGACCCTAAAGGGAACAACTTCCTGTATACTAATGGAAAGAGCGTCATTATCAGAAATATTGAT aacCCCGCAATCGCGGACGTCTACACTGAACATCCTCATCAGGTGATCGTAGCGAAGTACGCTCCCAGTGGATTCTACATCGCATCGGGTGATGTGTCGC GGAAAATCCGGATCTGGGACACGACGCAGAAGGAGCATCTGCTAAAGTACGAGTATCAGCCATTCGGCGGAAAGATCAAGGACATCGCCTGGACCGAAGACAGCAAGAGAATCGCCGTGGTGGGGGAGGGCAGAGAGAA GTTTGGGGCTGTGTTTCTCTGGGACACGGGTTCTTCAGTGGGAGAAATCGTGGGTCACAGTAAGATCATCAACACCGTTGACATTAAGCAGACACGGCCGTATCGCCTGGTCACGGGCAGTGATGATAACTGCACCACTTTCATGGAGGGACCGCCCTTCAAATTTAAATGCACCATGAGT gATCACAGTCGGTTCGTCAACTGTGTGCGTTTTTCTCCCGATGGGAATCGCTACGCATCGGCTAGTGCAGACGGACTG ATTTTGCTGTATGATGGGAAGACTGGTGAGAAGGTGGCCTCTCTTGGCGGAGAGAAGGCCCATGCTGGAGGCATTTATGCT gtCAGCTGGAGTCCTGACAGCACACAGCTCATCTCTGCATCAGGAGATAAGACTGTTAAATTATGGGACGTTGGCAGTGGGACTGCAGTGACGACCTTTAACCTTGGTTCTGATGTTATGGATCAGCAGCTGGGCTGTTTGTGGCAGAAGAATCACCTGCTTAGTGTTTCTCTGTCTGGCTACATCAATTACCTGGACAAGAATAACCCTGACCGCACCCTGCGCACCATTAAA gGCCACACCAAGTCCATCCAGTGTCTTACGGTTCATAAGGCGGACGGCCGATCCACCATCTATTCTGCCAGCCACGATGGACACATTA ATTACTGGGACTCCGAGACTGGAGAGAATGACGAGTTTTTGGGGAAGGGACATACTAATCAGGTCTCCAGGATGGTTGTGGATGAGTCCAGTCGTCTGGTCAGCTGCAGTATGGACGATACCGTCCGCTTTACTGACCTCCGTAAGAACGAGTACAG TGCATCTGATATGATTAAAATGGACAAGCAGCCGAAGTCTGTAAGCGTGGGATCTGGAGGTCTTGCTGTCACTGCGTGTATTGGACAG CTGGTTTTGTTGAAAGATAAGAAGAAGCTTTTCACTCTGGATGGTCTTGAGTACGAGCCTGAAGCCATCGCTGTTCATCCTGGGGGTGGAACCGTAGCTGTGGGCGGAGCT GATGGAAAGGTGCGTCTGTACTCTGTTCAGGCAAACACCCTGAAGGATGATGGGAAGGTGCTGGAAGTTCCGGGACCTGTGACAGACATGTCATACTCATGGGATGGAGCCTTCCTCGCGGTGACGGATGAAAAGAAAGTTGTCACTGTGTTTACCGTCGCTGACGGATACAAG GAGAAGAACGAGTTTTATGGACATCACGCGAAGATCGTCTGTTTGGCCTGGTCACCTGACAATGAGCACTTTGCCACCGGTGGAATGGACATGTTGGTTTATGTGTGGACCGTCAGCAATCCTGACAAGAGGATTAAAATACCAg ACGCACATCGATTACATCACATCAGTGGCCTGGCATGGCTCAACGCGAACACGCTTGTCACAACGTCTCACGACGCATGTGTGAAACAGTGGACTTTAAAAATCTAA